Proteins from one Coregonus clupeaformis isolate EN_2021a unplaced genomic scaffold, ASM2061545v1 scaf0720, whole genome shotgun sequence genomic window:
- the LOC121543914 gene encoding uncharacterized protein LOC121543914 → MVFSSSQQVVVAFTAVLFAFVVFPRMFGVGSGAKETRGFDARYNRKVGPGPGPGPGAVRGQPVNMNTAGSMNKAQTLENMQQMKMMMEQEMKGDKYKTNSNKGYVFTLMPLYAIGVGLFAAYKFLKIKSADDSQAQKKKDAQGPKKSEETENQLTELEQRLAQTEKMLNSILTQLDPLTSCVKSVAQEQKNEIMSQLQSIRHLMKKRGMECPPLNIEEPQCERNLDDLIESLAAHDDTPPEGVASAADEQSGVGEEAPEPVHNQHHHPEAKDEYSATDAGGEEEEE, encoded by the exons ATGGTTTTCTCATCGTCTCAACAAGTGGTGGTCGCATTTACGGCGGTGTTATTTGCGTTTGTGGTGTTCCCTAGAATGTTCGGCGTAGGGTCCGGGGCGAAGGAAACAAGAGGTTTTGATGCACGCTACAACAGAAAAG TGGGTCCGGGACCTGGACCTGGACCAGGTGCAGTGAGAGGGCAGCCTGTCAACATGAACACGGCCGGCTCCATGAACAAAGCTCAGACCCTGGAGAACATGCAacagatgaagatgatgatggagCAGGAGATGAAGGGTGACAAATACAAAACCAACAGCAACAAGGGCTACGTGTTCACGCTGATGCCACTCTACGCCATCGGAGTCGGCCTCTTTGCAGCGTACAAATTTCTGAAG ATCAAGTCTGCAGATGACTCCCAAGCCCAAAAGAAGAAGGATGCACAAGGTCCCAAGAAGTcggaggagacag AGAATCAGCTTACAGAGCTGGAGCAGCGGCTAGCGCAAACAGAGAAGATGCTCAACTCCATTCTCACCCAACTGGACCCATTGACAAGTTG TGTCAAGTCTGTGGCCCAGGAACAGAAGAACGAGATCATGTCCCAGCTCCAGTCCATCCGCCACCTGATGAAGAAGAGAGGCATGGAATGTCCACCTCTCAACATTGAAG AGCCGCAGTGCGAGAGGAACCTGGATGACCTCATCGAGTCTCTGGCAGCCCACGACGACACCCCGCCAGAGGGGGTCGCTTCTGCGGCAGATGAACAAAGTGGTGTCGGGGAAGAGGCACCAGAGCCAGTCCACAACCAGCATCACCACCCCGAAGCCAAGGACGAGTACTCAGCGACAGAcgctggaggggaggaggaggaggag